The Patescibacteria group bacterium genome includes a window with the following:
- a CDS encoding bifunctional 5,10-methylenetetrahydrofolate dehydrogenase/5,10-methenyltetrahydrofolate cyclohydrolase, producing MKIIDGKKIADKIKDEIVAEILLRNQNDICAPKRPMLAIILVGDRPDSQLYVSLKEKEAKKVGVDTTLYKLPANAAEAELEEMIKFLNNDTATDGILLQLPLPDNFNTDKIIALMDPAKDVDRFHPENLKKLMAGDEEILPPVCQVILEIFEEIKFNPEGRSACIVVNSEIFGLALAKILELHGALTKIVTPADGDLAEQTAKADILVTAVGQPDLITGEMIKKDAVIIDIGISKEDDKVRGDVNAASVKDQAGYLTPVPGGVGPITIAAALKNTVEIWKSRKVD from the coding sequence GTGAAAATTATCGATGGAAAAAAAATAGCCGATAAGATCAAGGACGAGATTGTCGCCGAGATTTTGTTGCGCAATCAGAACGATATTTGCGCGCCCAAGCGCCCGATGCTCGCAATTATTTTAGTTGGCGACCGGCCGGATTCGCAGCTTTATGTTTCGCTCAAAGAAAAAGAGGCGAAAAAAGTCGGCGTGGATACGACGCTCTATAAATTGCCGGCCAATGCGGCTGAAGCCGAGCTGGAAGAAATGATCAAGTTTTTGAATAATGATACGGCGACGGACGGAATTTTATTGCAATTGCCGCTGCCGGATAATTTCAACACGGATAAAATAATCGCTTTAATGGATCCGGCCAAGGATGTGGATCGTTTTCATCCGGAGAATTTGAAAAAATTAATGGCGGGCGACGAGGAAATTTTGCCGCCGGTCTGCCAGGTGATCTTGGAAATTTTTGAAGAAATAAAATTTAATCCCGAAGGTAGGTCGGCTTGCATTGTGGTCAATTCGGAAATATTCGGCCTGGCGCTCGCCAAAATTTTGGAATTGCACGGCGCGCTGACAAAAATCGTAACGCCTGCCGATGGAGATTTGGCCGAGCAAACGGCTAAGGCGGATATTTTGGTTACGGCGGTGGGCCAACCTGATTTGATAACCGGCGAGATGATAAAAAAAGACGCGGTGATTATTGATATTGGCATCAGCAAAGAAGATGATAAAGTTCGCGGCGATGTGAACGCCGCAAGCGTCAAGGACCAAGCCGGTTATCTCACGCCGGTGCCGGGCGGAGTCGGGCCGATAACTATTGCCGCGGCGCTCAAAAATACCGTGGAAATCTGGAAGAGCAGAAAAGTTGACTAA
- a CDS encoding serine hydroxymethyltransferase translates to MFKYKNLKKEDQEIYAALARETKRQEEGLEMIPSENFVSPAVLEALGSVLTNKYSEGYCGKRYYGGCQFIDEVETLAIERAKKIFGAEHVNVQPLSGAPANIAVYFALLEPGDTILGMDLSHGGHLTHGHPVTYMAKIFNFVRYKTNAAGVIDLDNLRQMAIEHKPKLILVGYSAYSREIDYQKIQAIADEVGAITMADIAHIAGLIAGGAMNNPVPILDIVTTTTHKTLRGPRGGMIMCKEKFAKAIDKSVFPGFQGGPHENNIAAKAVAFKEALEPSFKEYARQIMANAKVLEKEFKKRDYRICFGQTDNHLLLIDVTNKNISGKEAQIALDKAGITVNKNMVPDDPRSPMDPSGIRLGTPAITTRGMKEAEMTKIAEWIDQAIMNKNDETKLAELKKEVKKLCGKFPLPTSRNA, encoded by the coding sequence ATGTTTAAATATAAAAATTTAAAAAAAGAGGATCAGGAAATTTACGCGGCCTTGGCCAGAGAAACCAAGCGGCAGGAAGAGGGTCTGGAGATGATCCCATCGGAAAATTTCGTTTCACCGGCCGTGCTGGAAGCGCTCGGCTCGGTGCTGACCAATAAATATTCCGAAGGTTATTGCGGCAAGCGTTATTATGGCGGCTGCCAATTTATCGATGAAGTCGAAACGCTGGCGATCGAGCGGGCCAAGAAAATTTTTGGCGCCGAGCACGTCAATGTCCAGCCGCTTTCGGGCGCGCCGGCCAATATTGCCGTCTATTTTGCCTTGCTTGAACCGGGCGATACGATTTTGGGCATGGATTTATCGCATGGCGGACATCTGACGCACGGCCACCCGGTAACTTATATGGCGAAAATTTTTAATTTTGTCCGCTATAAGACGAACGCCGCGGGTGTGATCGATCTGGATAATCTCCGCCAAATGGCGATCGAGCATAAACCGAAATTAATTTTGGTGGGCTATAGCGCTTATTCGCGCGAAATCGATTATCAAAAAATTCAAGCGATTGCCGATGAAGTCGGCGCCATTACCATGGCTGACATCGCTCACATCGCCGGGCTGATTGCCGGCGGGGCGATGAATAATCCGGTGCCGATCCTCGATATTGTTACCACGACCACGCACAAAACTTTGCGCGGCCCCCGCGGCGGCATGATCATGTGCAAAGAAAAGTTCGCCAAGGCGATCGACAAGTCGGTCTTCCCCGGATTTCAGGGCGGCCCGCATGAAAATAATATTGCCGCCAAGGCTGTGGCTTTTAAGGAAGCGCTCGAGCCGAGTTTTAAAGAATATGCCCGCCAGATAATGGCGAACGCCAAAGTTTTGGAAAAAGAATTTAAGAAACGCGATTATCGTATTTGTTTCGGGCAAACTGACAATCATTTATTGTTGATCGATGTCACCAATAAAAATATCAGCGGTAAAGAGGCGCAAATCGCTTTAGATAAGGCCGGAATCACGGTCAATAAAAATATGGTGCCGGATGATCCCCGCTCGCCCATGGATCCTTCCGGGATCCGCCTGGGCACGCCGGCGATTACCACCCGCGGCATGAAAGAAGCGGAAATGACGAAAATCGCCGAGTGGATCGACCAGGCGATAATGAATAAAAATGACGAAACGAAATTGGCCGAGCTGAAAAAAGAAGTGAAAAAACTTTGCGGAAAATTTCCGCTGCCCACCTCGCGTAACGCATAA
- the aroB gene encoding 3-dehydroquinate synthase: MVEIIVNLENNSYPIKIGKGIVAEENFKKFGCGKFAIITDSNVGKLYAVDLGKKLNQAGLFSKVFSFTAGEKSKTFATVISLGRKMIKNGFGRESMIIALGGGVVGDLAGFLASIFERGIKFIQIPTTLLAQVDSSIGGKTGVDMPEGKNLFGAFYQPVAVITAINFLNTLPKKEIKNGLAELIKYGTIKDAKLYEFLQNNYSNLGEKELVEIIERAAKIKAAIVSKDEKESGERTILNYGHTIGHAIETIENYKISHGEAVALGMVFEGKISNLLGLLSDADLSSQNELIHSAGLPTVYKGNINKLVEIMEYDKKAQSGSPRFVLPIKIGTVKQKEGQFAFAVEENIIRKSLK, translated from the coding sequence ATGGTTGAAATAATTGTAAATCTTGAAAATAATAGTTATCCGATAAAAATCGGAAAAGGTATTGTTGCTGAAGAAAATTTCAAAAAATTCGGCTGCGGTAAATTTGCTATCATTACAGATTCGAATGTCGGGAAGCTTTATGCCGTAGATTTGGGAAAAAAACTTAATCAAGCCGGCTTGTTTTCAAAAGTATTTAGTTTTACAGCTGGCGAGAAATCAAAAACATTCGCCACGGTTATTTCTCTTGGCCGAAAAATGATTAAAAATGGTTTTGGTAGAGAATCGATGATAATCGCTTTGGGTGGCGGAGTGGTTGGTGATTTAGCCGGATTTTTGGCTTCTATTTTCGAAAGAGGAATTAAATTTATTCAAATACCGACAACTTTGCTGGCTCAAGTGGACAGTAGTATTGGCGGAAAAACCGGAGTGGACATGCCCGAAGGAAAAAATTTATTCGGCGCTTTTTATCAGCCGGTCGCCGTGATTACCGCTATAAATTTTTTAAACACTTTGCCGAAAAAAGAAATTAAAAATGGTTTGGCGGAATTGATAAAATACGGAACGATCAAAGATGCTAAATTATATGAATTTTTACAAAATAATTATTCAAATCTTGGAGAAAAAGAATTGGTGGAAATTATTGAAAGAGCGGCCAAAATTAAAGCGGCGATTGTCAGCAAAGACGAAAAAGAATCTGGGGAAAGAACAATTTTGAACTACGGCCACACTATCGGCCATGCCATTGAAACGATTGAGAACTATAAGATTTCTCATGGTGAGGCGGTCGCGTTGGGGATGGTTTTTGAAGGAAAAATTTCTAATTTGCTCGGGCTTTTAAGCGACGCTGACTTGAGCAGTCAGAATGAACTTATTCATTCCGCTGGGTTGCCTACTGTTTATAAAGGTAATATTAATAAGCTCGTTGAGATAATGGAGTATGATAAAAAAGCGCAATCCGGCAGTCCGCGTTTTGTTCTGCCGATAAAAATCGGAACAGTTAAACAAAAGGAAGGACAATTTGCTTTTGCCGTTGAAGAGAATATAATAAGAAAATCCCTAAAATAA